A region of Myxococcus stipitatus DSM 14675 DNA encodes the following proteins:
- a CDS encoding CotH kinase family protein has translation MWACDSGAPATSVPPTPPAAEEPPPRPPEPPPPPVQPPPPPPVQPPPVQPPPPQETEVQRRFELPAVQASVQEYELIIPEATMRRFEADIWTPEQDAVFKAQGTAYPVKVRLRGASARSFPKKSWNVSFEKNVRFEGRTSLNLVAEYADASMLAEKMAFDLLAAMRVPAPRAKYVRLKLNGHYEGVFLDIEQVNKAFLKAHDFADTDATIYRCGWKDCELKTWRVPYQGEWTKKTNERESNDPLIAMLDLINHTPEPDLPAALEKHLQLEHYLRSMVLDALMSNNFVEDSESYFLYDRAVAKWSYVPWDLNNVDARWWYPATVEDMRGSSNNMRHPLFNFTLTDAWVDKMYQQRKLETGSYPGYLPVFSNLGTRVVMHPELRERLGARLEKAMEELFTPAVMDPYIDKLHRLIDNDMRADPHMDHGRFAAGREYMKRFVKERRAFVQKDWARMEARISPLVFEAFDPSAGWVEIGNRGEEALSLQGMVLTTNLRVSLAGGEHAPTLARPPLGAVLPQVSVAPGKRVRLKLSELGIRLAPKGEVGLFDGKSVIGVKDLLFYGELPTGQQYTRGDKGWEVR, from the coding sequence ATGTGGGCTTGCGATTCTGGAGCACCGGCCACCTCCGTCCCGCCCACGCCTCCCGCCGCGGAAGAGCCGCCCCCGCGCCCGCCGGAGCCTCCACCGCCGCCCGTCCAGCCGCCTCCACCGCCTCCCGTGCAGCCTCCTCCGGTGCAGCCGCCTCCTCCCCAGGAGACGGAGGTCCAGCGGCGCTTCGAGCTGCCCGCCGTCCAGGCGAGCGTGCAGGAGTACGAGCTCATCATCCCCGAGGCCACCATGCGGCGCTTCGAGGCGGACATCTGGACGCCGGAGCAGGACGCCGTCTTCAAGGCGCAGGGGACGGCCTATCCCGTCAAGGTGCGGCTGCGTGGCGCCTCCGCGCGCTCGTTCCCGAAGAAGAGCTGGAACGTGAGCTTCGAGAAGAACGTCCGCTTCGAGGGGCGCACGTCGCTCAACCTGGTGGCGGAGTACGCGGACGCCTCCATGCTGGCGGAGAAGATGGCGTTCGACCTGCTCGCCGCGATGCGCGTGCCCGCGCCCCGAGCCAAGTACGTGCGCCTCAAGCTCAACGGCCACTACGAGGGCGTGTTCCTGGACATCGAGCAGGTGAACAAGGCGTTCCTCAAGGCCCATGACTTCGCGGACACGGACGCGACCATCTACCGCTGCGGCTGGAAGGACTGCGAGCTCAAGACGTGGCGCGTGCCGTACCAGGGCGAGTGGACGAAGAAGACGAACGAGCGGGAGTCGAACGACCCGCTCATCGCCATGCTGGACCTCATCAACCACACGCCAGAGCCCGACCTGCCCGCGGCGCTCGAGAAGCACCTCCAGTTGGAGCACTACCTGCGCTCCATGGTGTTGGACGCGCTGATGTCGAACAACTTCGTGGAGGACTCGGAGAGCTACTTCCTCTACGACCGCGCGGTGGCGAAGTGGTCCTACGTCCCGTGGGACTTGAACAACGTGGATGCGCGCTGGTGGTACCCGGCCACCGTGGAGGACATGCGCGGGAGCAGCAACAACATGCGCCACCCGCTGTTCAACTTCACCCTCACGGACGCGTGGGTGGACAAGATGTATCAGCAGCGCAAGCTGGAGACGGGCTCGTACCCCGGCTACCTGCCCGTGTTCTCCAACCTGGGCACGCGCGTGGTGATGCACCCCGAGCTGCGGGAGCGGCTGGGGGCTCGGCTGGAGAAGGCGATGGAGGAGCTGTTCACCCCCGCGGTGATGGACCCTTACATCGACAAGCTGCACCGGCTCATCGACAACGACATGCGCGCGGACCCGCACATGGACCACGGCCGGTTCGCCGCGGGCCGCGAGTACATGAAGCGCTTCGTGAAGGAGCGCCGCGCCTTCGTGCAGAAGGACTGGGCGCGGATGGAGGCACGGATTTCGCCGCTGGTGTTCGAGGCGTTCGACCCCAGCGCGGGCTGGGTGGAGATTGGAAACCGCGGCGAGGAGGCGCTGTCTCTCCAGGGCATGGTGCTGACCACCAACCTCCGGGTGAGCCTGGCGGGCGGTGAGCATGCGCCCACCCTGGCGCGGCCGCCCCTGGGCGCGGTGCTGCCCCAGGTGTCCGTGGCACCGGGCAAGCGCGTGCGGCTGAAGCTGTCCGAGCTGGGCATCCGGCTCGCACCCAAGGGCGAGGTGGGCCTGTTCGACGGGAAGTCCGTCATCGGGGTGAAGGACCTCCTGTTCTACGGCGAGCTGCCCACGGGCCAGCAGTACACGCGCGGGGACAAGGGGTGGGAGGTGCGTTAG
- a CDS encoding DUF2892 domain-containing protein, whose protein sequence is METWNQSSDSARSHTPVMVNRRIDQHVEACVRHMATRADRPEMSRYLQRLEREWDLNRAVMVATAALGALGLLLGKKDGGRWRVLSGVAAAALLQHGVFGFGPLSGPLRALGVRTRREIDLEKFAIKALRGDFERIPNDGGPMARANAALVAAQS, encoded by the coding sequence ATGGAGACCTGGAACCAGTCGTCGGATTCGGCCCGCAGTCACACGCCGGTGATGGTGAACCGGCGCATCGACCAGCATGTGGAAGCGTGCGTGCGGCACATGGCGACGCGTGCGGACCGCCCAGAGATGAGCCGCTACCTCCAACGCCTGGAGCGCGAGTGGGACCTCAACCGCGCCGTCATGGTGGCGACGGCGGCGCTGGGGGCGCTGGGGCTGTTGCTCGGCAAGAAGGATGGTGGCCGGTGGCGCGTGCTCAGCGGCGTCGCGGCCGCGGCGCTCCTCCAGCACGGCGTCTTCGGCTTCGGGCCCTTGTCCGGTCCCCTGCGCGCGCTGGGGGTCCGCACGCGCCGGGAAATCGACCTGGAGAAGTTCGCCATCAAGGCGCTGCGCGGTGACTTCGAGCGCATCCCCAACGACGGAGGCCCCATGGCTCGGGCCAACGCGGCGCTGGTGGCCGCGCAGTCCTGA
- a CDS encoding LVIVD repeat-containing protein, whose translation MRRFYLLSSTLVLALGCGKDDNSKNKAECHLAAINLSACQRSTLAQVQRSGVWNVNVDLNDGTGSAGALRLTGGAGPLMFNMPVTEQESTDDTLYMASESLDTFNRKVRFALAGCDATAPDKMRGTFRRCVDGEVDLEGTFTAARLGRRASESEASGLELVKEIALPRGAASELAVVGGYAYVPAGKEGLFVYDVRNPAEARKVGEYKPSDDTYFDVAASGTLLYVASQKSGLVIYNIEDPANPKPLRSLTQPSVVFETLSVEGNFLLAGSPSPNGEILVFELTNPAEPKLADRYFVEGAEPSASEVPREVKVFGDRLYASMWTFGLTVSDFTKPSDPKLLGRFSGAPSRGLAVGNVGGRLLAFSGGEDWGAYLSVLDVVNPANILQVGTFRLRDEVSIRAMALAGSKLYVAYYQDGLRVLDVSNPSDVRQLAYYNTWRETDANRGGSFFEGLTNVVVPGDGYIYATESSRGLLIFRETN comes from the coding sequence ATGAGACGCTTCTACCTACTCAGCAGCACGCTGGTCCTCGCCCTGGGTTGCGGCAAGGACGACAACTCCAAGAACAAGGCGGAGTGTCATCTTGCCGCCATCAACCTGTCGGCCTGTCAGCGTTCGACTCTTGCCCAGGTGCAGCGCTCGGGTGTGTGGAACGTCAACGTCGACTTGAATGACGGGACGGGCTCCGCGGGTGCGCTGCGGCTGACGGGCGGCGCGGGGCCGCTCATGTTCAACATGCCCGTGACGGAGCAGGAGTCCACCGACGACACCCTCTACATGGCGTCGGAGAGCCTGGACACCTTCAACCGGAAGGTGCGCTTCGCTCTCGCCGGGTGTGATGCGACCGCGCCCGACAAGATGCGGGGCACGTTCCGTCGCTGTGTGGACGGCGAGGTGGATCTGGAGGGCACCTTCACCGCGGCGCGGCTCGGGCGGCGCGCGAGCGAGTCCGAGGCGTCCGGGCTGGAGCTGGTGAAGGAGATCGCGCTGCCGCGTGGCGCCGCGTCGGAGCTGGCGGTGGTGGGGGGCTACGCCTACGTCCCCGCGGGGAAGGAAGGCCTCTTCGTCTACGACGTGCGCAATCCCGCCGAGGCGAGGAAGGTGGGCGAGTACAAGCCGTCGGATGACACCTACTTCGACGTGGCGGCGTCGGGGACGCTGCTCTACGTGGCGAGCCAGAAGAGCGGCCTGGTCATCTACAACATCGAGGACCCCGCGAACCCCAAGCCCTTGCGCTCGCTGACGCAGCCGTCGGTGGTGTTCGAGACGCTGTCGGTGGAAGGCAACTTCCTGCTGGCGGGCTCGCCTTCTCCCAACGGGGAGATCCTGGTCTTCGAGTTGACGAATCCCGCGGAGCCGAAGCTGGCGGACCGCTACTTCGTCGAGGGCGCCGAGCCGTCCGCAAGCGAGGTTCCCCGTGAAGTGAAGGTCTTCGGCGACAGGCTGTACGCGAGCATGTGGACGTTCGGCCTCACGGTGTCGGACTTCACGAAGCCGTCGGACCCGAAGCTGTTGGGCCGCTTCAGCGGTGCTCCGTCGCGCGGGTTGGCGGTGGGCAACGTGGGGGGCCGCCTGCTGGCGTTCTCGGGAGGCGAGGACTGGGGTGCGTACCTGAGCGTGCTGGACGTGGTGAACCCCGCGAACATCCTCCAGGTGGGGACGTTCCGGCTCCGGGATGAGGTCTCCATCCGCGCGATGGCGCTGGCGGGGTCCAAGCTCTACGTCGCGTACTACCAGGATGGTCTGCGTGTCCTGGACGTGAGCAACCCGAGCGACGTGCGGCAGTTGGCCTACTACAACACGTGGCGCGAGACCGACGCCAACCGCGGAGGTTCGTTCTTCGAGGGCCTCACCAACGTGGTGGTGCCGGGCGATGGATACATCTACGCGACGGAGTCGTCGCGCGGCCTGCTCATCTTCCGCGAGACGAACTGA